In Streptomyces sp. NBC_01426, one genomic interval encodes:
- a CDS encoding cytochrome P450 family protein — MTCPIDHAGPAAITLDPFVTDLAAESAALRAAGPLVRVVLPGGVGVYAVTHHAEARKLLTDARVVKDINVWGAWQRGEIPLDWPLIGLANPGRSMLTVDGDEHRRLRTLVAQALTVRRVEKLRTGIEVLTTGMLDRLAARPAGETVDLKAEFAYPLPMNVISELMGVEAAEHPRLKALFEKFFSTQTLPEEVPQMMADLGALFSRIVESKRENPGDDLTSALIAASQDGDHLSTEEITNTLQLMVAAGHETTISLIVNAVVALETHPEQRALVLKGEVPWENVIEETLRWSTPTSHVLIRFASEDVEVGDRILPKGEGLIVSFGALGRDEAQHGDTAGLFDITRTPNRHISFGHGPHVCPGAALSRLEALVALPALYARFPDLSLAVAAEELRNKPILTQNDLFDLPVHLA, encoded by the coding sequence ATGACGTGCCCGATCGACCACGCCGGCCCCGCCGCCATCACGCTCGACCCCTTCGTCACCGACCTCGCCGCCGAGAGCGCCGCGCTGCGCGCCGCCGGCCCGCTCGTACGCGTCGTCCTGCCCGGCGGTGTCGGCGTATACGCGGTCACGCACCACGCCGAGGCCCGAAAACTCCTCACCGACGCCAGAGTGGTCAAGGACATCAACGTGTGGGGGGCCTGGCAGCGCGGCGAGATCCCCCTGGACTGGCCGCTGATCGGCCTCGCCAACCCCGGCCGTTCCATGCTCACCGTCGACGGCGACGAGCACCGGCGGCTGCGCACGCTGGTCGCCCAGGCACTCACGGTCCGCCGGGTGGAGAAGCTCCGCACCGGCATAGAGGTCCTCACCACGGGCATGCTCGACCGGCTGGCCGCACGGCCCGCGGGGGAGACGGTCGACCTGAAGGCGGAGTTCGCCTACCCGCTCCCGATGAACGTCATCAGCGAGCTGATGGGCGTCGAGGCCGCCGAACACCCGCGCCTCAAGGCGCTGTTCGAGAAGTTCTTCTCCACCCAGACGCTGCCCGAGGAAGTCCCCCAGATGATGGCGGACCTCGGCGCGCTCTTCTCCCGCATCGTCGAGTCCAAGCGCGAGAACCCCGGCGACGACCTCACCAGCGCCCTGATCGCCGCCTCGCAGGACGGCGACCACCTCAGCACCGAGGAGATCACCAACACCCTCCAGCTGATGGTCGCCGCCGGCCACGAGACCACGATCAGCCTGATCGTCAACGCGGTCGTCGCCCTGGAAACCCACCCCGAGCAGCGCGCCCTCGTCCTCAAGGGCGAGGTGCCGTGGGAGAACGTCATCGAGGAGACCCTGCGCTGGTCCACCCCCACCTCGCACGTCCTGATCCGCTTCGCGAGCGAGGACGTCGAGGTGGGCGACCGGATCCTGCCCAAGGGCGAGGGCCTGATCGTCTCCTTCGGCGCCCTCGGCCGTGACGAGGCCCAACACGGCGACACGGCAGGCCTGTTCGACATCACCCGCACCCCGAATCGGCACATCTCCTTCGGCCACGGGCCGCACGTCTGCCCCGGCGCCGCGCTCTCCCGGCTGGAGGCCCTGGTGGCCCTCCCCGCCCTGTACGCCCGCTTCCCCGACCTGAGCCTGGCCGTCGCGGCCGAGGAACTGCGCAACAAGCCGATCCTCACCCAGAACGACCTCTTCGACCTCCCGGTCCACCTGGCCTGA
- a CDS encoding cytochrome P450, whose protein sequence is MTTPDAREPQPVYLGGPRFQTDPVELYREMRRDHGSVAPVVLDGDVPAWLVLGYRELHQVTSDPQLFSRDSELWNQWDRIPADWPLLPMIGRKQPSILYTVGERHRERAAVISDALESVDPFELKGHAERFADELIDRLCGKGSCDIVGEYAMLLPLRVLARIYGFSDAQGPGLVTAMNDMINGREGALEGQRHLGESMYALLAAKSAAPGPDVASRMLANQAGFTLDEIAQDLMVMMAAGHQPTADWIGNTLRLMLTDDRFAASLAGGRHSVGEAMNEVLWEDTPTQNVAGRWASRDTHLGGRRIAAGDMLLLGLAAANSDPHVRTDAGALTGGNNAFFSFGHGEHRCPFPAQEVAEAIARTGIEVLLDRLPDVDLAVPATDLARRPSPWLRGLSALPVTYTPTPALGALR, encoded by the coding sequence GTGACCACCCCCGACGCCCGCGAGCCGCAGCCCGTCTACCTCGGCGGGCCCCGGTTCCAGACCGACCCCGTCGAGCTGTACCGCGAGATGCGGCGCGACCACGGCTCCGTGGCACCGGTCGTGCTCGACGGCGACGTACCGGCCTGGCTGGTCCTCGGCTACCGCGAGCTGCACCAGGTCACCAGTGACCCGCAGCTCTTCTCCCGGGACTCCGAACTGTGGAACCAGTGGGACCGCATCCCCGCCGACTGGCCGCTGCTCCCGATGATCGGCCGCAAGCAGCCCTCCATCCTCTACACCGTGGGCGAACGCCACCGCGAGCGCGCGGCCGTGATCTCCGACGCCCTGGAGTCCGTCGACCCCTTCGAACTCAAGGGCCACGCCGAGCGGTTCGCCGACGAGCTGATCGACCGGCTCTGCGGCAAGGGGTCGTGCGACATCGTCGGCGAGTACGCGATGCTGCTGCCCCTGCGCGTCCTCGCCCGCATCTACGGGTTCTCCGACGCACAGGGCCCCGGCCTCGTCACCGCCATGAACGACATGATCAACGGGCGGGAGGGCGCCCTGGAGGGCCAACGCCACCTGGGCGAGTCCATGTACGCGCTGCTCGCCGCGAAGTCCGCCGCGCCCGGCCCCGACGTGGCCTCCCGGATGCTCGCCAACCAGGCCGGCTTCACCCTGGACGAGATCGCCCAGGACCTGATGGTGATGATGGCCGCCGGCCACCAGCCCACCGCCGACTGGATCGGCAACACCCTGCGCCTGATGCTCACCGACGACCGGTTCGCCGCCTCCCTCGCGGGCGGCCGGCACAGCGTCGGCGAAGCCATGAACGAGGTCCTCTGGGAGGACACCCCCACCCAGAACGTGGCCGGCCGCTGGGCCTCCAGGGACACCCACCTCGGAGGCCGGCGCATCGCGGCGGGCGACATGCTCCTGCTGGGCCTGGCCGCCGCCAACTCCGACCCGCACGTACGCACCGACGCTGGCGCCCTCACCGGCGGCAACAACGCCTTCTTCTCCTTCGGCCACGGGGAACACCGCTGCCCCTTCCCGGCCCAGGAGGTCGCCGAGGCCATCGCGCGGACCGGCATCGAGGTGCTCCTCGACCGGCTCCCCGACGTGGACCTCGCCGTGCCCGCGACCGATCTCGCCCGGCGTCCGTCGCCCTGGCTGCGCGGACTGTCCGCACTCCCCGTGACCTACACACCGACCCCCGCCCTTGGAGCCCTCCGATGA
- a CDS encoding anti-sigma factor family protein: MNRQRHEEELLGPYVLGVLDEQDVRRVEEHIGDCVQCREEVTALREMEAALGEVPEEAFLEGPPQGGDLLLQRTLRQVRNERASASRRRVGLAGLAAAASLAAVFWAGTQSGPGQVQAVPPVPSPTVSATPSPPPPGTRVASATDRLTGARMTVRVTPAPQWVRVHAAVADIPAGERCRLIVVSRNGKRTIAGGWVVGSAEHGEGKGAALDGSAAVDPADVKEILVENESGKAYVSVPVPAKA; encoded by the coding sequence ATGAACCGGCAGCGGCACGAGGAGGAACTGCTCGGCCCCTATGTTCTCGGAGTCCTGGACGAACAGGACGTGCGACGCGTCGAGGAGCACATCGGCGACTGCGTGCAGTGCCGGGAGGAGGTGACCGCGTTGCGCGAGATGGAAGCCGCGCTCGGCGAGGTGCCCGAGGAGGCGTTCCTGGAGGGACCGCCCCAGGGCGGCGATCTGTTGCTGCAGCGCACGCTGCGGCAGGTGCGCAACGAGCGGGCCTCGGCGTCCCGGCGCCGTGTGGGACTGGCCGGGCTGGCCGCGGCAGCCTCGCTGGCCGCCGTGTTCTGGGCCGGGACCCAGTCGGGCCCGGGTCAGGTGCAGGCGGTGCCTCCGGTGCCGTCCCCGACCGTGTCGGCGACGCCGTCACCGCCGCCGCCCGGGACCCGGGTGGCTTCCGCGACGGATCGGCTCACGGGTGCGCGGATGACCGTACGGGTCACGCCGGCTCCCCAGTGGGTGCGGGTGCACGCGGCCGTGGCGGACATCCCGGCGGGTGAGCGGTGCCGGTTGATCGTGGTCTCCCGGAACGGCAAGCGGACCATCGCGGGCGGTTGGGTCGTGGGCTCGGCGGAGCACGGCGAGGGCAAGGGGGCCGCATTGGACGGCTCGGCGGCCGTCGACCCGGCGGACGTGAAGGAGATCCTGGTCGAGAACGAGTCGGGCAAGGCCTACGTGTCGGTACCCGTGCCCGCGAAGGCGTAG
- a CDS encoding DUF1996 domain-containing protein, whose protein sequence is MGNENRLLVLLVCLVLGGGLTAAALGASRAAGPRDAGVGAEGFVDMRDVAPAPAPPAAGPGASTGSVVVDCGRNREHHYNEDNLVVSPGLRAGAHHTHAYVGNLSTDAMSTDASLAAAPTSCTGGDRSTYYWPVLRRTDRAGTDGHEGSAGHGNAGEILPETTVGVEFRGNPVSDVVPMPRFLRAVTGDAVAYTAADDADVRARWGCSGSPDRSTTRYPRCPAGERLTRTLVFPSCWNGLDTESPGHRSHLVFPADNGVCPQGAFPVPQLRVSLAYEVPAGAPIALDSFPEQLHSPKTDHAMFVNVMTEGRMRAVVDCVNTGRTCRM, encoded by the coding sequence ATGGGGAACGAAAACCGCCTGCTCGTGCTGCTGGTCTGCCTGGTGTTGGGCGGCGGGCTGACCGCTGCCGCGCTCGGGGCCTCACGGGCCGCCGGGCCGCGGGACGCGGGCGTCGGCGCGGAGGGCTTCGTCGACATGCGCGACGTGGCGCCCGCGCCGGCGCCGCCGGCGGCGGGTCCCGGGGCCTCCACCGGGTCGGTGGTGGTCGATTGCGGGCGCAACCGGGAACACCACTACAACGAGGACAACCTGGTGGTCTCGCCCGGCTTGCGCGCGGGCGCGCACCACACGCACGCGTACGTGGGAAACCTGTCCACGGACGCCATGTCCACCGACGCCTCCCTGGCCGCGGCCCCCACGAGTTGTACGGGCGGCGACCGGTCGACGTACTACTGGCCCGTGCTGCGCCGCACGGACCGTGCGGGCACGGACGGCCACGAGGGCTCCGCGGGGCACGGGAACGCCGGTGAGATCCTGCCGGAGACGACGGTGGGCGTGGAGTTCCGCGGCAACCCCGTGAGCGATGTCGTGCCGATGCCCCGGTTCCTGCGCGCGGTGACCGGCGACGCGGTCGCGTACACGGCGGCCGACGACGCCGACGTCCGGGCGCGTTGGGGCTGCTCCGGTTCGCCCGACCGGTCCACCACCCGCTATCCGCGCTGCCCGGCGGGCGAGCGGCTGACCCGGACGCTGGTCTTCCCGAGTTGCTGGAACGGCCTGGACACCGAGAGCCCCGGGCACCGTTCGCACCTGGTGTTCCCGGCGGACAACGGGGTGTGCCCGCAGGGAGCCTTCCCGGTGCCGCAGTTGCGCGTCTCGCTCGCCTACGAGGTGCCGGCCGGCGCGCCGATCGCGTTGGACTCCTTCCCGGAACAGCTGCACAGCCCGAAGACGGACCACGCGATGTTCGTGAACGTGATGACCGAGGGCCGGATGCGGGCGGTCGTCGACTGCGTGAACACGGGGCGCACGTGCCGGATGTGA
- a CDS encoding sensor histidine kinase, with protein sequence MTASPSPLRPSLLALLVTVAASGTLCTAAVAAAPTTVQVPLAWFSVTGVLLLAVSAFAVTWYSHTARLLRARLSGLNAEVLARDGHIARLTADANRDAAAHTAERGRVNQAHAAELERLTRAHSAELDNVTAAQLVSREKLGAELRRAESGRAAAMAAAANAAGRMQALATGMLADLRDMEHRHADEDVLGDLLHLDHRTAQAGRLADSIAVLTGARSGRRWAKPIVMESILRGAMGRIGGYQRVRLHSTSDAAIAGHAAEGVMHALAELLDNAANFSPPTAEVHVYVEEVPSGIIITVEDSGLVMSEVQLRRAEQAVTAESLDLAGLSGTRLGLAVVGRLARKHGLTVSFRPSARGGTGALMMLPQDLISSTRNETAPATPAATTTSTTEPDAHDRPPADAEATGPTDVGRAKDRTDSESATPVAARTADPHDAAHDPAPAGESPSPGDTALPRRRRGRTLAAAHPEGPDPAAAPAPAKAAPTGASRSAARFGSFRQAVRGASAAPSTAENPPHPEGNTE encoded by the coding sequence ATGACGGCGTCGCCTTCCCCCCTGCGCCCCTCCCTGCTCGCCCTCCTCGTCACCGTGGCGGCGTCGGGAACGCTCTGCACGGCGGCGGTGGCCGCGGCCCCCACCACCGTCCAGGTCCCCCTCGCCTGGTTCTCCGTCACCGGCGTGCTCCTGCTGGCGGTTTCGGCGTTCGCGGTGACCTGGTACAGCCACACCGCGCGACTCCTGCGCGCCCGGCTCTCCGGGCTCAACGCCGAAGTCCTCGCCCGTGACGGCCACATCGCCCGGCTGACCGCCGACGCGAACCGCGACGCCGCCGCCCACACCGCCGAACGCGGCCGCGTCAACCAGGCCCACGCCGCGGAGTTGGAACGGCTGACGCGCGCGCACTCCGCCGAACTCGACAACGTCACCGCCGCCCAACTCGTCTCCCGCGAGAAGCTCGGCGCCGAGCTGCGGCGCGCCGAGTCCGGACGGGCCGCGGCCATGGCGGCCGCCGCCAACGCCGCCGGTCGCATGCAGGCCCTCGCCACCGGCATGCTGGCCGACCTGCGGGACATGGAGCACCGGCACGCCGACGAGGACGTCCTCGGCGACCTCCTCCACCTCGACCACCGCACGGCGCAGGCCGGCCGCCTCGCCGACTCGATCGCCGTCCTCACCGGAGCGCGCTCCGGGCGCCGCTGGGCGAAGCCGATCGTCATGGAGTCGATCCTGCGCGGCGCCATGGGCCGGATCGGCGGCTACCAACGGGTCCGCCTGCACTCCACCAGCGACGCGGCCATCGCCGGACACGCCGCCGAGGGCGTCATGCACGCCCTCGCCGAACTCCTCGACAACGCCGCGAACTTCTCGCCGCCCACCGCCGAGGTCCACGTGTACGTGGAAGAGGTCCCCTCCGGGATCATCATCACCGTCGAGGACAGCGGCCTCGTCATGAGCGAGGTGCAGCTGCGCCGCGCCGAACAGGCCGTGACCGCCGAGTCGCTGGACCTGGCCGGGCTCTCCGGAACCCGCCTCGGCCTCGCCGTCGTCGGCCGCCTCGCCCGCAAGCACGGCCTGACGGTGTCCTTCCGGCCCTCCGCACGCGGCGGCACCGGCGCCCTGATGATGCTCCCCCAGGACCTGATCAGCAGCACCCGGAACGAGACCGCGCCCGCCACACCGGCCGCGACCACGACGTCCACCACCGAACCCGACGCGCACGACCGGCCCCCGGCCGACGCCGAAGCCACCGGGCCCACGGACGTCGGGCGCGCGAAGGACCGTACGGACAGCGAGAGCGCCACCCCGGTCGCCGCGCGCACCGCCGATCCGCACGACGCCGCGCACGACCCCGCGCCCGCCGGGGAGTCCCCGAGCCCCGGTGACACCGCACTGCCCCGACGGCGACGCGGCAGGACGCTCGCCGCGGCCCACCCCGAAGGGCCCGACCCCGCGGCCGCTCCGGCCCCCGCCAAGGCGGCGCCCACCGGTGCCTCCCGGTCGGCCGCCCGCTTCGGCAGCTTCCGACAGGCCGTACGCGGCGCGTCGGCGGCGCCGTCGACCGCAGAGAACCCCCCGCACCCGGAAGGCAACACGGAATGA
- a CDS encoding roadblock/LC7 domain-containing protein, whose amino-acid sequence MTGSTTDETLNWLLEGLLERTPGARHALVLSRDGLKLCRTPELSVDQADQLAAISAGIQSLSHGASIEFGDGTGGVRSAMTEFYGGILFIVEAGEGAHLALVAAEDADAGLVGHNMSELVEQLSEHLIARPRG is encoded by the coding sequence ATGACCGGCTCCACCACCGACGAGACGCTCAACTGGCTCCTGGAAGGGCTCCTGGAACGCACTCCGGGCGCCCGACACGCGCTCGTGCTCTCCCGCGACGGCCTGAAGCTGTGCCGCACGCCCGAGCTGTCCGTCGACCAGGCCGACCAGCTCGCCGCGATCTCCGCAGGCATCCAGAGCCTCTCGCACGGCGCGTCCATCGAGTTCGGCGACGGCACCGGCGGTGTCCGGTCCGCCATGACCGAGTTCTACGGCGGGATCCTCTTCATCGTCGAGGCCGGCGAGGGCGCCCACCTCGCGCTCGTCGCCGCCGAGGACGCGGATGCCGGACTCGTCGGCCACAACATGTCCGAGCTGGTGGAGCAGTTGAGCGAACATCTGATCGCCAGGCCCCGGGGATGA
- a CDS encoding DUF742 domain-containing protein — MSRGRPGRDDSPDRLYTLTGGRSRSGSDAFDLVTLIVAECDPVPGMQSEHAAILRMCPYPTAVVEIAAELGLPVSIVRILLADLLGTGRISARHPRSTYRLPDLDILEQVLVGLRNL; from the coding sequence ATGAGCCGCGGCAGGCCGGGCCGGGACGACTCCCCGGACCGGCTCTACACCCTCACCGGTGGCCGCAGCCGCTCCGGTTCGGACGCCTTCGACCTGGTGACCCTGATCGTCGCCGAATGCGACCCGGTGCCCGGCATGCAGTCGGAGCACGCGGCCATCCTGAGGATGTGCCCGTACCCGACGGCCGTCGTGGAGATCGCCGCCGAGCTGGGCCTTCCGGTGTCCATCGTCCGGATCCTGCTCGCCGACCTGCTGGGCACCGGGCGGATCAGCGCCCGGCACCCCCGGTCGACGTACCGCCTTCCCGACCTCGACATCCTGGAGCAGGTGCTCGTTGGACTCCGCAATCTCTGA
- a CDS encoding sigma-70 family RNA polymerase sigma factor produces the protein MAGPLWPRTRRGSTDEALIKSVYEEHGHALLAYATRLTGDRAAAEDVVQETLIRAWRHSEVLVNGKGSVRGWLLTVARNIVTDRFRAKAARPPEVSGSAAAPPVEADHADSVVNAMTVLGALDQLTPEHRDVLTELYYRQLSVAEAADRLGIPAGTVKSRAHYALKALREAFMDGTRDGNRDRRSGRPPQQPGGLREVVA, from the coding sequence ATGGCCGGACCACTGTGGCCCCGCACTCGGCGGGGCTCGACCGATGAGGCACTGATCAAGTCGGTGTACGAGGAGCACGGCCATGCCCTGCTCGCGTACGCCACCCGGCTGACCGGGGACCGGGCGGCCGCCGAGGACGTGGTCCAGGAGACCCTGATACGGGCCTGGCGGCACTCCGAGGTCCTGGTCAACGGGAAGGGATCGGTGCGCGGCTGGCTGCTCACGGTGGCGCGCAACATCGTCACCGACCGGTTCCGGGCCAAGGCGGCGCGTCCGCCGGAGGTCTCCGGATCGGCGGCCGCTCCCCCGGTCGAGGCGGATCACGCCGATTCGGTCGTGAACGCGATGACCGTACTGGGAGCCCTCGACCAGCTGACTCCGGAACACCGGGACGTGCTGACGGAGTTGTACTACCGACAGCTCAGCGTCGCCGAGGCGGCCGATCGCCTCGGGATTCCGGCGGGAACGGTCAAATCACGCGCGCACTACGCCCTCAAGGCCTTGCGCGAAGCCTTCATGGACGGCACCAGGGACGGCAACAGGGACAGAAGATCGGGCAGGCCGCCCCAGCAGCCCGGCGGATTGCGGGAGGTGGTGGCATGA
- a CDS encoding DUF7873 family protein: MPKLNQIIAVEKGVKSKSLQELTQAHQDVQKPALMAGISRTYQPKDEEGEQLPPESTRVQLKAEDVLRATAGTLTRLFDVTATKDWANRTAAADVVVDGQVLLPQVPVPYLLFLEKQLTDLHTFVRKLPVLDASESWNLDPSTDSWKTDPVRTIRTKKVPRNHVKAEATEKHPAQVEVYYEDVPVGYWTTVKFSGALPARRVNELLDRVEKIQQAVKFAREEANSADVTDQRVGDAVFGYLFR; encoded by the coding sequence GTGCCGAAGCTGAATCAGATAATCGCCGTGGAAAAGGGCGTCAAGTCCAAGTCGCTCCAGGAACTGACGCAAGCCCACCAGGACGTCCAGAAGCCCGCCTTGATGGCCGGCATCTCGCGGACGTACCAGCCCAAGGACGAAGAGGGCGAGCAACTGCCCCCGGAGTCCACCCGCGTCCAGCTCAAGGCCGAGGACGTGCTGCGCGCGACCGCCGGTACCCTCACGCGACTGTTCGACGTGACGGCGACCAAGGACTGGGCGAACCGCACCGCGGCGGCGGACGTCGTCGTCGACGGCCAGGTCCTGCTGCCCCAGGTCCCCGTCCCGTACCTGCTGTTCCTGGAGAAGCAACTCACGGACCTGCACACCTTCGTGCGCAAGCTCCCCGTGCTGGACGCGTCGGAGTCCTGGAACCTGGACCCCTCGACGGACTCCTGGAAGACGGACCCGGTGCGCACCATCCGCACGAAGAAGGTCCCGCGCAACCACGTGAAGGCCGAGGCCACGGAGAAGCACCCGGCGCAGGTCGAGGTGTACTACGAGGACGTGCCGGTCGGCTACTGGACCACCGTGAAGTTCTCCGGAGCCCTTCCCGCGCGGCGCGTGAACGAGCTCCTCGACCGGGTCGAGAAGATCCAGCAGGCGGTCAAGTTCGCCCGCGAGGAGGCCAACAGCGCCGACGTCACGGACCAACGGGTCGGCGACGCGGTGTTCGGCTACCTCTTCAGGTAG
- a CDS encoding GTP-binding protein, with protein sequence MDSAISDASPEPRQPRQTLDSTADNGLKIVIVGGFGVGKTTMVRSVSEIRPLNTEETMTKAGEAVDDTAGIAAKTATTVAFDFGRITLDARNVLYLFGAPGQERFWFLWDRLFSGTLGAVVLVDTRRLADSWYAIDRLEHHGTPFVVACNDFGGPAHTPEDIREALDLPDEVPLVFCDARSRESSKHVLISLVQHLQTAVMAKTPEPAP encoded by the coding sequence TTGGACTCCGCAATCTCTGACGCGTCCCCCGAACCGCGACAGCCCCGCCAGACCCTCGACAGCACCGCCGACAACGGCCTGAAGATCGTCATCGTCGGCGGTTTCGGCGTCGGCAAGACCACGATGGTCCGCTCGGTCAGCGAGATCCGTCCGCTGAACACCGAGGAGACGATGACCAAGGCCGGCGAGGCCGTCGACGACACCGCCGGCATCGCCGCCAAGACGGCCACCACCGTCGCCTTCGACTTCGGCCGCATCACCCTCGACGCGCGCAACGTGCTCTACCTGTTCGGCGCCCCCGGCCAGGAGCGGTTCTGGTTCCTGTGGGACCGGCTCTTCTCCGGCACCCTCGGCGCCGTCGTCCTCGTCGACACCCGCCGGCTCGCGGACTCCTGGTACGCCATCGACCGACTCGAACACCACGGCACGCCCTTCGTGGTGGCCTGCAACGACTTCGGTGGCCCCGCCCACACCCCCGAGGACATCAGAGAGGCCCTCGACCTGCCGGACGAGGTGCCGCTCGTGTTCTGCGACGCCCGCTCCCGCGAGTCCAGCAAGCACGTCCTGATCTCCCTCGTACAACACCTTCAGACGGCCGTCATGGCCAAGACCCCGGAGCCCGCCCCGTGA